A segment of the Opitutia bacterium genome:
AATCCACGCAGACGACCTGAGCGACCTGCGTGTTGCCGGAGGAAGGGAAGTAGAATTTCTCGCCCTTGCCGATGTCGACTTCGCGCAAAAGGGCGCTCTCGGTCATGATCGGCAGCGTGCGATAAACCGTGGCGCGCGACACCGAATCGTCGATCGCGCGCGCGTGATCGAGGAGCTCCTCGGCGGTGAAGTGGTCCTTCTGCGCGAAGGCCGCGTCGAAGATCGCCAGGCGCTGACTGGTCACCCGCAGACCCTTTTGGGCCAGGTAGGATTGGAATTTTTCGCGGGCAGCCTCGACGCTCACGTCCGCAGCATCGGGGACGGCGTTTCCGAGTGTCAACGCGGAAGGCGACGCGTCCGTTGCGGCGGAAACGCATTGCCTCACGCCACGCGCGGGCATCGTCTGAGGCGATGATCGTGGCCGTCCAGCCGCTCGCGGGTTTCGAGAAGCTCCTCCACTACAAGGTGCCGGAGTCGCTCGTAGACGCGGTCGGGGCGGGCTCTCTCGTGCGCATCTCGATCGGTCACCGCCACGGTATCGGCTTGGTGATCGAAACCGACGCGCTGCCCGACGTGCCGCTCGAGAAACTGAAACCCATTACCGAGGTGTTGCACGAGTTCCCTGCGCTGACGTCCGACCTGCTCGAATTGGCGCGGTGGATGAGCAGCTACTACGCCGCGCGGATGGACTCCGTGCTTGAGACGATGATCCCGGGTGCGGTGCGCGCGGGCGCGCGGCTGAAGCACGACAAATACCTCGCGATCGCGCGCGAACTGACGCCCGACGAACACGCCGCACTCACCCGCAAGGCGCCGAAGCAGGCCAAGCTCTACGATTTCCTCAAGCAGCAGTTCCGGCCGGTGAAGAAATCGCTCGTGCTGGAACGTCTCGGCGCGACCGCCGCGGTGGTGAACGCCTTGATCAAACACGGTGTCGTGCGCGAGGAATTGCGGCACGTGGAGCGCGTGGCCTATGCGGACAACTGGAGCGGCGGCGAGGTTGTCGCGACGAAACCGCCCGAGCTCAACCCCGAGCAGGCCGCCGTCGTGGCGTCGGTCGGCGCGAGTCTCGAGAAGCGCAAATTCGCGGTGCATCTCCTCAACGGCGTCACGGGCTCCGGCAAGACCGAGGTCTATCTGCGCGCGGTCGAGGCCGTGCTCGCGGCGGGCGGCAGCGCGATTTACCTCGTCCCGGAAGTGGCGCTTACGCCGCAGACGGTGGCGCGTTTGCGCGGGCGCTTCGAGGCGGCGGGACAGAAGACGGTGGTCTGGCACAGCCATTTGAGCGAAGGCGAACGGCTCGACGGCTGGACCGCGCTCGCTTCGGGACAGGCGAGGGTGGTGGTCGGCGCCCGTTCGGCGGTTTTTGCACCGGTGCGCGATCTGCGGCTCATCGTCGTCGATGAAGAGCACGAGCCGGCCTACAAGCAGGACGAGACGCCGCGCTACCACGGGCGCGACGTGGCGGTCTACCGCGCGAAGCTCGCGCACGCGGTGTGCCTGCTCGGTTCGGCGACGCCGTCGCTCGAATCAGTCGCGAACGTGCGCGCGGGCAAATACGTGCAGGATCGTCTGACGAAGCGCGTCGACGACAAGAAGATGCCGGACATCCAGATCGTCGACATGCGCATCGAGGTGATGCGCTCGCGCGGGCTTGTGACTCTTTCACGGCTGCTCGTCGACCACATGCACCAGCGTTTCGCGCGCAAGGAGCAGACGATTCTGTTCATCAACCGCCGCGGCTACTCGTCGTCGATGCAGTGCCGGAAATGCGGTCACGTGGAGGAATGTCCGCATTGCAGCGTGTCGATGACGTATCACCGCGCCGACGAGACGCTGAAGTGTCACCTTTGCGGCCACGAGCGCGGCGCGCCCGCGGTCTGCCCGTCGTGCGCGTCGCCCGAAATTCGGTGGCGCGGCCTCGGCACGCAGCGCGTGGAGGAGGCCGTCCGTCGCGTGCTGCCGCGCGCGAGGCTCGAGCGCATGGACACCGACACGATGTCGAAGAAGCATCGCTTCCGGCAAATCCTCGGCGACTTTCGCGCCGGCAAAATCGACATCCTCATCGGCACGCAGATGATCGGCAAAGGGCTCGATTTTCCGAACGTGACTTTGGTCGGCCTGATCGACGCGGACATCTCGATGCACGTCCCGGATTTCCGCGCGAACGAGCGGACGTTTCAGTTGCTCGTGCAGGTCGCCGGGCGCGCCGGTCGCGGCGATCGCGCGGGCGAAGTGGTCGTGCAGACGTTCACGCCGCAGGCGGAGGCGATCCAGTTCGCGAAGAAGTCCGACTTCGATGGCTTCGCCGAGGCCGAGTTGACGATGCGCAAAAACTTCGCCTATCCGCCGTATCGCCACCTGATCCATCACCTGTTCCGCGGACCCAATCCGGAGAAGATAATGTTCTTCGCGCAGCAGTGGGCGAAGAAGGTCGAGGCCACGCTCGGCAGCGAAGTCGAGATGCGCGGTCCGTCAGCCGCGCCGATCGAGAAGGTGAAGGACGAGTATCGCTTCCAGATCTGGTATTTCACGTATCGCACGGCGAAGGTCGTGGCGGCGCTGGCGAAGTTGCAGCAAACGATCGAGTGGCCGTCGGACGTGACACAGGTGCTCGACGTGGATCCCATGAGCTTGGTGTGACCGGTGAAAGTGCACGGCCCGAAGGCGGACGGGCCGCATTTGGGCGCAGGGCTGGCGTGTCGGGGGATTTCCTACCCACCCTGCCGTTCGAGTCCCGATAGGAAACGAGCCACGGGTGGGCTATGCTCCGTCCGTCCCCAGCGTCTTCCTGCCATTTCCATGCCCACTCCTTTCCCCTGCGCTTTTGACGGTATTCGCGGCTTCGCGGCGCCGAGTTTCCGCCGGGCGAACTCGATGACCGGGCGTCGCTGACCGATGTCCACCGTCTTGAAAGCCGTGCTCGCTCCTGACGCCGCGCTCTCGGCGTCCGTCAGTGCGTCAGATGCCGCGCGAACGGCGTTGCCGAGCGAGACCGTCATCGCTCTGCCTTCCGCACCCAAGCTCTCCGAGATGACGCGCGTGCTGCTGGTCGACGATCACCCGGTGACCCGGCAGGGGATGAAGGCGCTCATTTCTCAGCAACCGAACCTCGAGGTCGTCGGCGAGGCGGACAACGCCCCGCGTGCGCTCGAACTCGTCGAGAAGCTCAAGCCGAACCTCGCCATCGTCGACATCACGCTGCGCTCAACGAACGGCATCGAACTCACCAAAGGCATGCGCGCGCAGTCACCCGAACTGCAGGTCCTGATTGTCTCGATGCACGACGAGAACCTCTACGCCGAACGCGCGCTGCGGGCGGGAGCCATGGGTTATCTGATGAAGCACGAGGCGAGCGAGAAGATCGTCACCGCCATCCGGCGCATTCAGCAGGGCGAAATCTACCTGAGTGAGCGCATCAAGGAAAAGATGCTGCACCGCTTCGTGAACCACCGGGCCGACGAGATGCGCTCGCCGATCGACACGCTAAGCGATCGCGAGATGGAAGTCTTCCAGCTCATCGGCAACGGCTACGGCACGCGCCTCATCGCGCAGCAGCTGAATCTCTCGATCAAGACCATCGATTCCTACCGCGAGCACCTGAAGCTAAAGCTCAACCTCGAGTCCGGCCCCGAGCTCGTGCGCTACGCCATCCAGTGGATGAAAAGCCAGGGCACGATGTAGTCCGTTTTTCCGTTCTTTGAATTTCTCACGCGCGGCCGCACAGCCCGGCACGTTCGCTCTCTCGTCCAATCGGGAGCGACGATCGAACACGACTTCGCGATCTTCGCATGTCGGAGCCGAGTTCGTTGCTCCCCCCCCGGCACGTCGCGGCGCGCGAGAATTACGACCGCAAGTCGGATGGTGGCGCTGGGGCGCATCACCATCCGGCGGGCCACGTTCATTCGCGCTCGCCGATGTTTCCGCACAAATGTCGGCGAATCGAGTGCACATAGCGGTCGTGGTCGCCGCTCGGCAGGTAGAGTGCAAGCTCCCGGCCGAGCGGCGGCCAACAATTTCTCTCGGGGCAGCGACCGATGGGATCGTGATTTCCTCTTCCCGTTTGGTGTCGGGCCGCTGACCCGCTAGCAGCGATCACGTCTAGAACGCGACGCGCTCACCGGGCAAGCGGCAGCACGATCTTCACCAGCACGGTGACGGCGAAACCCGTCGCCTCGATCAAGGCTGCGCCCCACAGGATCCAGCGTTCGCGTTTCCCCGGGGCAAAGACGCCACCGACAAACCA
Coding sequences within it:
- a CDS encoding transcriptional repressor, with the translated sequence MSVEAAREKFQSYLAQKGLRVTSQRLAIFDAAFAQKDHFTAEELLDHARAIDDSVSRATVYRTLPIMTESALLREVDIGKGEKFYFPSSGNTQVAQVVCVDCDKIFEISAPFMEWYGSTVSLKLGLKPISQRLQVSAQCIAFRERHACPNRTK
- the priA gene encoding primosomal protein N'; this encodes MIVAVQPLAGFEKLLHYKVPESLVDAVGAGSLVRISIGHRHGIGLVIETDALPDVPLEKLKPITEVLHEFPALTSDLLELARWMSSYYAARMDSVLETMIPGAVRAGARLKHDKYLAIARELTPDEHAALTRKAPKQAKLYDFLKQQFRPVKKSLVLERLGATAAVVNALIKHGVVREELRHVERVAYADNWSGGEVVATKPPELNPEQAAVVASVGASLEKRKFAVHLLNGVTGSGKTEVYLRAVEAVLAAGGSAIYLVPEVALTPQTVARLRGRFEAAGQKTVVWHSHLSEGERLDGWTALASGQARVVVGARSAVFAPVRDLRLIVVDEEHEPAYKQDETPRYHGRDVAVYRAKLAHAVCLLGSATPSLESVANVRAGKYVQDRLTKRVDDKKMPDIQIVDMRIEVMRSRGLVTLSRLLVDHMHQRFARKEQTILFINRRGYSSSMQCRKCGHVEECPHCSVSMTYHRADETLKCHLCGHERGAPAVCPSCASPEIRWRGLGTQRVEEAVRRVLPRARLERMDTDTMSKKHRFRQILGDFRAGKIDILIGTQMIGKGLDFPNVTLVGLIDADISMHVPDFRANERTFQLLVQVAGRAGRGDRAGEVVVQTFTPQAEAIQFAKKSDFDGFAEAELTMRKNFAYPPYRHLIHHLFRGPNPEKIMFFAQQWAKKVEATLGSEVEMRGPSAAPIEKVKDEYRFQIWYFTYRTAKVVAALAKLQQTIEWPSDVTQVLDVDPMSLV
- a CDS encoding response regulator transcription factor; protein product: MTRVLLVDDHPVTRQGMKALISQQPNLEVVGEADNAPRALELVEKLKPNLAIVDITLRSTNGIELTKGMRAQSPELQVLIVSMHDENLYAERALRAGAMGYLMKHEASEKIVTAIRRIQQGEIYLSERIKEKMLHRFVNHRADEMRSPIDTLSDREMEVFQLIGNGYGTRLIAQQLNLSIKTIDSYREHLKLKLNLESGPELVRYAIQWMKSQGTM